A stretch of the Denticeps clupeoides chromosome 6, fDenClu1.1, whole genome shotgun sequence genome encodes the following:
- the dpp3 gene encoding dipeptidyl peptidase 3 codes for MVDSQYYLPNDIGVSALDCGEAFRLLSPKEQLYAHYLSRASWYGGLVVLLQTSPEATSIYVLLQRLFRKQTPVQLESVAAAAGLGPEEYQAFLVYASGLYANMGNYKSFGDTKFIPNLPKNKFKDLVWHSKAFQDSPSEVEALWNDCSHLLYSLETKQKQLGLGDKGITTYFSGNCGLEDAELAQRFLDSKNLSAYNTRLFKTKPVGEKRCYEVRLASAVKKDCTVDCEQDTPCGTYEFEDAVFTVCRGDYAPLMEKVSQNLEKAKAYAANENQKRMLEEYIKSFTFGSVNAHKEGSRFWIKDKGPIVESYIGFIESYRDPFGSRGEFEGFVAVVNKAMSARFARLVSSAEVLLPELPWPQAFEKDRFLKPDFTSLDVLTFAGSGIPAGINIPNYDDIRQTEGFKNVSLGNVLAVAYTTQKEKLTFLEENNKDTYIKWKGPSFEVQVGLHELLGHGSGKLFVQDEKENFNFDQNSVRNPETGELISSWYRGSETWDSKFSTIASSYEECRAECVGLYLCLNKQVLSIFGHEGEEAEEVVYINWLNMVRAGLLGLEFYTPESKSWRQAHMQARFVILRVLLEAGEGLVTLSETTGADGCPDAVIGLDRNKIHTVGKTAIQKFLCKLQVHKSTADVEGGRTLYEGYSAVTSDGSHDFLKLRETVLLRKEARKMFVQANTKVKGETVELLEYEGSAAGLIQSFTERFSEDAEELETHLLELSSHDASCWC; via the exons ATGGTTGACTCCCAGTACTACCTGCCAAACGACATCGGCGTCTCTGCTCTGGACTGCGGCGAGGCCTTCCGGCTGTTGTCCCCGAAGGAGCAGCTTTACGCTCACTACCTCTCTCGGGCATCGTGGTACGGTGGCCTGGTGGTGCTGCTGCAAACCTCCCCCGAGGCCACGTCCATCTACGTTCTCCTGCAGAGACTGTTCCGCAAGCAGACCCCGGTGCAGCTGGAGAGCGTGGCCGCAGCAGCCGGACTCGGCCCGGAAGAGTACCAG GCTTTCCTTGTATATGCGTCAGGTCTCTATGCCAACATGGGCAACTACAAGTCATTTGGTGACACCAAATTCATCCCCAACTTGCCAAAG AACAAGTTCAAAGATCTGGTGTGGCATAGCAAGGCTTTCCAGGACAGCCCAAGTGAGGTGGAGGCTCTCTGGAATGACTGCTCCCATCTGCTCTACTCTTTGGAGACCAAACAAAAGCAGCTTGGCCTGGGTGACAAG GGCATTACCACATATTTCTCAGGAAATTGCGGTTTAGAGGATGCAGAACTGGCTCAGAGATTCCTGGATTCCAAG AACCTGAGTGCCTACAATACCCGCCTGTTCAAGACCAAGCCTGTGGGTGAAAAACGGTGCTATGAGGTTCGACTGGcatctgctgttaaaaaag attGCACTGTTGACTGTGAGCAGGACACTCCATGTGGGACGTATGAATTTGAAGATGCTGTATTCACGGTTTGCAGAGGTGACTATGCTCCTCTTATGGAGAAAGTGAGCCAAAATCTGGAAAAGGCCAAA GCCTATGCAGCCAATGAGAATCAGAAGCGAATGCTGGAAGAATACataaaaagttttacttttggCTCTGTGAATGCCCACAAGGAAGGGTCCCGCTTCTGGATCAAAGACAAAGGGCCCATTGTGGAGAG TTACATTGGCTTCATTGAGAGCTACAGAGATCCTTTTGGATCCAGAGGAGAGTTTGAAG GCTTTGTTGCTGTCGTAAATAAGGCAATGAGTGCCCGCTTTGCCCGGCTGGTGAGCTCTGCAGAGGTGCTACTGCCTGAACTGCCCTGGCCACAGGCCTTTGAGAAGGACCGCTTTCTCAAACCAGACTTCACCTCCCTGGACGTGCTGACATTTGCCGGCAGTGGCATCCCAGCTGGCATAAACATCCCCAATT ACGATGACATCAGGCAGACTGAGGGCTTTAAAAACGTGTCTCTGGGTAATGTGCTTGCTGTGGCCTACACCACCCAAAAGGAAAAACTGACATTCCTAGAGGAGAATAATAAG GATACGTACATTAAGTGGAAGGGACCATCTTTTGAGGTGCAGGTGGGACTTCATGAACTGCTGGGTCATGGCAGTGGCAAGCTTTTTGTTCAG GATGAAAAGGAAAACTTCAACTTTGACCAGAACAGTGTTCGTAATCCAGAGACCGGAGAGCTG ATCTCAAGCTGGTACAGGGGCAGTGAGACCTGGGATAGCAAATTCTCAACTATTGCATCATCCTATGAGGAGTGTAGAGCAGAATGTGTGGGGCTCTACCTGTGTCTGAACAAGCAGGTGCTCAG TATCTTCGGCCATGAGGGGGAGGAAGCGGAGGAGGTGGTATACATCAACTGGCTTAACATGGTACGTGCCGGTCTGCTGGGACTGGAGTTCTACACACCCGAGAGCAAGAGCTGGCGACAG GCCCATATGCAGGCCCGCTTTGTCATCCTACGTGTGCTGCTGGAGGCAGGCGAGGGGCTGGTGACACTTAGCGAGACCACTGGAGCAGATGGCTGTCCAGATGCGGTCATTGGGCTGGACCGCAACAAGATCCACACTGTGGGCAAGACAGCCATTCAGAAATTCCTCTGCAAACTGCAG GTCCACAAGTCCACAGCTGACGTTGAAGGTGGGCGTACTCTGTATGAGGGCTACTCTGCGGTGACCTCTGACGGTTCACATGACTTCCTGAAGCTGAGAGAAACAGTTCTGCTGCGCAAGGAGGCGCGTAAAATGTTTGTACAGGCCAacacaaaggtcaaag GCGAGactgtggagctgctggagtATGAGGGGAGTGCAGCCGGCCTAATCCAGTCCTTCACCGAGCGCTTTTCAGAGGATGCGGAAGAATTGGAAACCCATCTTCTGGAGCTGAGCTCTCATGACGCCTCCTGCTGGTGCTGA
- the rin1a gene encoding ras and Rab interactor 2 isoform X2, protein MQEDPVYDYPDPHPVGERRACPQRGSLKSISVLDRLLLTHPVWLQLSINSATALHILQREPPGTFLVRKSNTSQKKLLCLRLADDSMPSFVKQFVIREVDSTFSLESSAISFPDLCRLIAFYCVSRDVLPYTLGLPEAINRASSHKQLESISHMGVEFWSSHLNFRGPRSGPPPVSGSPETTASVAHVTSRLQEGITVFQEFCPIRTRSPRELDIGAGQGALCFINPLFLQDQPGRGTQHRRHQFKRSIKVRVSTENSSLLSPPISPPPPPPVLAKSKNKAKIMAQKASEGQEGKEDTTEKSIPVQEECDYLHPSLTLPKTGTAVSPTLSPTAEDDEYQMPRGLLQLQVCPQGSQEEEEETDAEAELVLEKTRAPSLSELDSSSSISSLEEAEESPERPHLTRGTSHPVLPNPNPPRHCVSALRKMSAAFVSFFVPEKRVGRLVEDLSRDRRMAFGTLVQDFLRQQREALKAGQWTSGMELLRSIRLFLSQAKNFLLECGELQPPIEILLPEDEKDQALEKALFRCVLKPLKAQIDGTLRTLHKKDGSYQRMTESMQMARERSPLALFGVKVGVPDAQGMEGVKQKLTLLQRAYSPIDKVLLLLQMSKLIYKAMSKEAGQEFGADEFLPALSYVIVQCNMPELLLEVEYMMELLETPWLTGEEHNIK, encoded by the exons ATGCAGGAAGACCCAGTGTACGACTACCCTGACCCACATCCTGTGGGAGAACGGCGAGCATGCCCCCAGCGAGGTTCTCTGAAGAGCATCAGTGTGCTGGACAGACTGCTGCTCACACACCCGGTCTGGCTGCAGCTGTCCATCAACTCGGCCACAGCGCTGCACATCTTGCAGCGAGAGCCCCCCGGA ACGTTCCTGGTGCGCAAATCTAACACCTCCCAGAAGAAGCTGCTCTGTCTCAGACTGGCAGATGACAGCATGCCCTCTTTTGTCAAGCAGTTTGTCATTCGTGAGGTGGACTCAA CCTTCTCCTTGGAGAGTTCTGCCATTAGTTTCCCTGACCTCTGCCGACTCATTGCTTTCTACTGCGTCAGCAG GGACGTCTTGCCTTACACCCTCGGGTTGCCTGAGGCAATAAACAGAGCATCTTCCCACAAACAACTGGAATCTATTTCCCATATGGGTGTGG AGTTTTGGAGCTCACATCTTAACTTCAGGGGACCTCGCAGTGGCCCTCCTCCCGTGTCTGGGTCCCCAGAAACGACGGCTTCCGTGGCCCATGTTACCTCCCGTCTCCAGGAAGGCATTACTGTGTTCCAAGAGTTTTGTCCCATACGCACACGAAGCCCCAGAGAGCTGGACATTGGTGCAGGCCAGGGCGCCCTTTGCTTTATCAACCCCCTTTTTCTGCAGGATCAGCCAGGACGTGGCACCCAGCACCGCCGGCATCAATTCAAACGCAGCATCAAAGTGCGTGTCTCCACTGAGAACTCCAGCCTTCTGTCTCCACCAATCTCCCCGCCCCCGCCACCGCCAGTGCTGGCCAAATCTAAGAACAAAGCAAAGATCATGGCTCAGAAGGCCAGTGAAGGACAGGAGGGCAAAGAGGACACAACAGAGAAGTCCATTCCTGTCCAGGAGGAATGCGACTACCTACATCCCAGTCTGACTCTACCAAAGACTGGCACTGCCGTCTCACCCACCCTGTCGCCAACAGCTGAAGATGATGAATATCAGATGCCCAGAGGACTCCTGCAGTTACAG GTTTGTCCGCAGGGCagtcaggaggaagaggaagagactGATGCTGAAGCAGAACTGGTGCTGGAGAAGACACGCGCCCCTTCCCTGAGTGAGCTGGACAGCAGCAGTTCCATCAGCAGCCTTGAGGAGGCCGAGGAGAGCCCAGAGCGTCCTCACCTCACACGGGGCACCAGCCACCCGGTTTTACCAAACCCCAACCCGCCTCGCCATTGTGTCTCGGCCCTCCGCAAGATGAGCGCCGCTTTTGTCTCCTTCTTCGTGCCAGAGAAGCGCGTTGGGCGGCTGGTGGAAGATTTGTCCCGTGACCGGCGCATGGCTTTCGGTACTCTGGTGCAGGACTTCCTCCGACAGCAGAGGGAAGCACTGAAGGCCGGGCAGTGGACGTCAGGCATGGAGCTGCTGCGGAGCATCCGCCTCTTCCTCTCCCAGGCCAAGAACTTCCTCTTGGAATGTGGAGAACTGCAGCCTCCTATTGAGATCCTTCTACCTGAAGATGAAAAGG ACCAGGCCTTAGAGAAGGCcctgtttcgttgtgtgctgaaGCCTCTGAAAGCACAGATTGATGGAACACTCCGAACCCTGCACAAAAAAGATGGATCCTACCAAAGGATGACAGAGAGCATGCAGATGGCCAGGGAGAGGTCGCCTCTGGCTCTTTTTGGGGTAAAGGTGGGTGTGCCAGATGCCCAGGGCATGGAGGGCGTGAAGCAGAAGCTTACCCTACTGCAGCGTGCATATTCCCCCATCGAcaaagtgctgctgctgctgcagatgtCCAAACTCATCTACAAGGCTATGAGTAAAGAGGCAG GACAGGAGTTCGGAGCTGATGAGTTCCTGCCAGCTCTCTCCTACGTGATTGTACAGTGCAACATGCCTGAGCTTCTTCTGGAGGTGGAGTACATGATGGAGCTTTTAGAGACCCCATGGCTAACAGGAGAGG AACACAACATTAAATGA
- the rin1a gene encoding ras and Rab interactor 2 isoform X1 codes for MQEDPVYDYPDPHPVGERRACPQRGSLKSISVLDRLLLTHPVWLQLSINSATALHILQREPPGTFLVRKSNTSQKKLLCLRLADDSMPSFVKQFVIREVDSTFSLESSAISFPDLCRLIAFYCVSRDVLPYTLGLPEAINRASSHKQLESISHMGVEFWSSHLNFRGPRSGPPPVSGSPETTASVAHVTSRLQEGITVFQEFCPIRTRSPRELDIGAGQGALCFINPLFLQDQPGRGTQHRRHQFKRSIKVRVSTENSSLLSPPISPPPPPPVLAKSKNKAKIMAQKASEGQEGKEDTTEKSIPVQEECDYLHPSLTLPKTGTAVSPTLSPTAEDDEYQMPRGLLQLQVCPQGSQEEEEETDAEAELVLEKTRAPSLSELDSSSSISSLEEAEESPERPHLTRGTSHPVLPNPNPPRHCVSALRKMSAAFVSFFVPEKRVGRLVEDLSRDRRMAFGTLVQDFLRQQREALKAGQWTSGMELLRSIRLFLSQAKNFLLECGELQPPIEILLPEDEKDQALEKALFRCVLKPLKAQIDGTLRTLHKKDGSYQRMTESMQMARERSPLALFGVKVGVPDAQGMEGVKQKLTLLQRAYSPIDKVLLLLQMSKLIYKAMSKEAGQEFGADEFLPALSYVIVQCNMPELLLEVEYMMELLETPWLTGEAGYYLTSVYASLCLIQSQPEAPPTSKLTREACQSLREWSHRRSREAQNQKSQALQQRFVKVLFQDNDSTMVKTLQWNADSSGKGLALLCAAKFGVQDHNEYSLFWRKDGETQLLPPDAKLEDLLSLGITGTPLIYQLSNQDKLRKLTREGAVDEVEFSKLQKTTNL; via the exons ATGCAGGAAGACCCAGTGTACGACTACCCTGACCCACATCCTGTGGGAGAACGGCGAGCATGCCCCCAGCGAGGTTCTCTGAAGAGCATCAGTGTGCTGGACAGACTGCTGCTCACACACCCGGTCTGGCTGCAGCTGTCCATCAACTCGGCCACAGCGCTGCACATCTTGCAGCGAGAGCCCCCCGGA ACGTTCCTGGTGCGCAAATCTAACACCTCCCAGAAGAAGCTGCTCTGTCTCAGACTGGCAGATGACAGCATGCCCTCTTTTGTCAAGCAGTTTGTCATTCGTGAGGTGGACTCAA CCTTCTCCTTGGAGAGTTCTGCCATTAGTTTCCCTGACCTCTGCCGACTCATTGCTTTCTACTGCGTCAGCAG GGACGTCTTGCCTTACACCCTCGGGTTGCCTGAGGCAATAAACAGAGCATCTTCCCACAAACAACTGGAATCTATTTCCCATATGGGTGTGG AGTTTTGGAGCTCACATCTTAACTTCAGGGGACCTCGCAGTGGCCCTCCTCCCGTGTCTGGGTCCCCAGAAACGACGGCTTCCGTGGCCCATGTTACCTCCCGTCTCCAGGAAGGCATTACTGTGTTCCAAGAGTTTTGTCCCATACGCACACGAAGCCCCAGAGAGCTGGACATTGGTGCAGGCCAGGGCGCCCTTTGCTTTATCAACCCCCTTTTTCTGCAGGATCAGCCAGGACGTGGCACCCAGCACCGCCGGCATCAATTCAAACGCAGCATCAAAGTGCGTGTCTCCACTGAGAACTCCAGCCTTCTGTCTCCACCAATCTCCCCGCCCCCGCCACCGCCAGTGCTGGCCAAATCTAAGAACAAAGCAAAGATCATGGCTCAGAAGGCCAGTGAAGGACAGGAGGGCAAAGAGGACACAACAGAGAAGTCCATTCCTGTCCAGGAGGAATGCGACTACCTACATCCCAGTCTGACTCTACCAAAGACTGGCACTGCCGTCTCACCCACCCTGTCGCCAACAGCTGAAGATGATGAATATCAGATGCCCAGAGGACTCCTGCAGTTACAG GTTTGTCCGCAGGGCagtcaggaggaagaggaagagactGATGCTGAAGCAGAACTGGTGCTGGAGAAGACACGCGCCCCTTCCCTGAGTGAGCTGGACAGCAGCAGTTCCATCAGCAGCCTTGAGGAGGCCGAGGAGAGCCCAGAGCGTCCTCACCTCACACGGGGCACCAGCCACCCGGTTTTACCAAACCCCAACCCGCCTCGCCATTGTGTCTCGGCCCTCCGCAAGATGAGCGCCGCTTTTGTCTCCTTCTTCGTGCCAGAGAAGCGCGTTGGGCGGCTGGTGGAAGATTTGTCCCGTGACCGGCGCATGGCTTTCGGTACTCTGGTGCAGGACTTCCTCCGACAGCAGAGGGAAGCACTGAAGGCCGGGCAGTGGACGTCAGGCATGGAGCTGCTGCGGAGCATCCGCCTCTTCCTCTCCCAGGCCAAGAACTTCCTCTTGGAATGTGGAGAACTGCAGCCTCCTATTGAGATCCTTCTACCTGAAGATGAAAAGG ACCAGGCCTTAGAGAAGGCcctgtttcgttgtgtgctgaaGCCTCTGAAAGCACAGATTGATGGAACACTCCGAACCCTGCACAAAAAAGATGGATCCTACCAAAGGATGACAGAGAGCATGCAGATGGCCAGGGAGAGGTCGCCTCTGGCTCTTTTTGGGGTAAAGGTGGGTGTGCCAGATGCCCAGGGCATGGAGGGCGTGAAGCAGAAGCTTACCCTACTGCAGCGTGCATATTCCCCCATCGAcaaagtgctgctgctgctgcagatgtCCAAACTCATCTACAAGGCTATGAGTAAAGAGGCAG GACAGGAGTTCGGAGCTGATGAGTTCCTGCCAGCTCTCTCCTACGTGATTGTACAGTGCAACATGCCTGAGCTTCTTCTGGAGGTGGAGTACATGATGGAGCTTTTAGAGACCCCATGGCTAACAGGAGAGG CGGGCTACTATCTGACAAGTGTATATGCCAGCCTCTGTCTCATCCAGAGCCAGCCAGAGGCTCCGCCCACTAGTAAGTTGACACGGGAGGCTTGCCAGTCCCTCCGAGAGTGGAGTCATCGACGTTCCAGAGAGGCTCAGAACCAGAAAAGTCAAGCGCTGCAACAG AGGTTTGTAAAGGTGCTGTTCCAGGACAACGACAGCACCATGGTGAAGACCCTGCAGTGGAATGCAGACAGCAGTGGAAAGGGCCTGGCCCTGCTCTGTGCTGCCAAGTTTGGGGTGCAAGATCACAATGAGTATTCTCTTTTCTGGAGAAAGGATGGGGAGACGCAGCTCCTTCCACCAGATGCCAAACTGGAGGATCTTCTGAGCCTCGGAATCACTGGAACGCCTCTGATCTACCAACTGTCTAACCAGGACAAGTTACGAAAACTTACCCGAGAGGGAGCTGTGGATGAGGTGGAATTTTCAAAGCTTCAGAAAACCACGAATTTGTAA